TAGCTACAAATTTTGCAATGGTTTTTTTTCCTTGACCAAATAAAGTAAGAGTTTCGCCTTCTAATTTAAATTTAATTACTTGAACAAGCATCGCACCGAATTTATCTTCTAATGTCATATCAGGGCAAGCCATTCTTGTCATAATAACTTCTGAAAAATCTAATGTGTCTGATGAGGGCATAATATAATTTCCGGCGATAGAATTACAGCCTGCATAAGCGCTAAATCTGGCGTCTTTTGAATTTAATTTTAGGAAATAAACTTTCTTTCCTTCTTGAGTAACTTTCGTTTTATTGAGCGAAATTAATTTCCATTTGGTCTCTGCTAAAGTATATTTCCCAACGGCTGGATTCACCTTTTGAATCACTGTTGTTGTGGCCATCCTACTATTTAAATCAACGGTCGCTTCATTATTTTCTTCAACAGTTTCTATAGAAGAAGT
The window above is part of the Flavobacterium sp. N1994 genome. Proteins encoded here:
- a CDS encoding copper resistance protein NlpE N-terminal domain-containing protein yields the protein MKKTILLVALVFIVSCQKQSNSNNNGKDSKSISSLNAKYPLNYVGTYKGILPCADCDGLETVIAINENSTYSVATKYLGKGAKVYIQKGNFAWNKKKTIIILTDVKNAPNQYLVGKNTLTQLDLSGQKISGSLTDEYILSKQPTDTSSIETVEENNEATVDLNSRMATTTVIQKVNPAVGKYTLAETKWKLISLNKTKVTQEGKKVYFLKLNSKDARFSAYAGCNSIAGNYIMPSSDTLDFSEVIMTRMACPDMTLEDKFGAMLVQVIKFKLEGETLTLFGQGKKTIAKFVAIK